A genomic segment from Comamonas terrigena NBRC 13299 encodes:
- a CDS encoding tripartite tricarboxylate transporter substrate binding protein: protein MSKGVDLKRRAVVGGLCMAWVPLMAQTKGAVTAPPELAGKTIKLIVGYPPGGGTDLTARTLAVYVGEYTGLTVIVENRPGAGGNIATDNVVRGQADPSNWLFVTQSQVITNPLLMKMSFEPMQELALLARASASPLVLIVRADSPFKSFDDIMAAHKKNPGSLNYGSAGIGTPQHIGVEWLKSLSGLQAVHTPYKGSGPCIMGLMSGEIDFVLESGAAASPHVRGGKVRAIGIAGSAKPDDFKDVRQIEASVPGFNMDAWSGVAVSKKVPATTRQYAEQVLQACLNNPDFIAKLKAQGGNPGWLSAAQFTQSVTEEARVTKDIVVKNNIRL from the coding sequence ATGAGCAAGGGTGTGGATCTCAAGCGCAGAGCAGTGGTAGGTGGCCTGTGCATGGCGTGGGTGCCGCTGATGGCGCAAACCAAGGGCGCGGTCACGGCGCCGCCGGAGTTGGCAGGCAAGACGATCAAGCTGATCGTGGGCTATCCCCCCGGGGGCGGCACCGACCTGACCGCCCGCACCCTGGCCGTCTACGTGGGCGAATACACCGGCCTGACGGTGATCGTGGAAAACCGTCCCGGCGCCGGCGGCAACATTGCCACCGACAACGTGGTGCGCGGCCAGGCCGATCCCAGCAACTGGCTGTTCGTGACGCAAAGCCAGGTCATCACCAATCCGCTGCTGATGAAGATGAGCTTCGAGCCCATGCAGGAGCTGGCGCTGCTGGCGCGGGCCAGTGCCAGCCCGCTGGTGCTGATCGTGCGAGCGGATTCGCCCTTCAAGTCCTTCGACGACATCATGGCGGCGCACAAGAAGAATCCCGGCTCGCTGAACTACGGCTCGGCCGGCATCGGCACGCCCCAGCACATCGGTGTCGAATGGCTCAAGAGCCTGTCCGGCCTGCAGGCCGTGCACACCCCTTACAAAGGCAGCGGCCCCTGCATCATGGGCCTGATGTCGGGCGAGATCGACTTTGTGCTGGAGTCGGGCGCCGCCGCATCGCCCCATGTGCGCGGCGGCAAGGTGCGCGCCATCGGCATTGCCGGCAGCGCCAAGCCGGATGACTTCAAGGACGTGCGCCAGATCGAAGCCAGCGTGCCCGGTTTCAACATGGACGCCTGGAGCGGTGTGGCCGTCTCCAAGAAGGTTCCCGCCACCACCCGGCAGTACGCCGAGCAGGTGCTGCAGGCCTGCCTGAACAACCCCGATTTCATTGCCAAGCTCAAGGCCCAGGGTGGCAACCCCGGCTGGCTGAGCGCTGCGCAATTCACCCAGTCCGTGACCGAGGAAGCCAGGGTCACCAAGGACATCGTGGTCAAGAACAACATCCGCCTGTGA
- a CDS encoding cyanate transporter yields the protein MTDSSPPTAARLPTWLWLLAVVLITLNLRPFLTAPGPLGHAIQTATGMGLRMFSWLTLLPMVLMGVGTWLAPAALRRLGLRPAIVWALLAIGLGCALRLAGANAWVLVATAGLCGAGVALVQGILPGLIKRQSPHRMAVMMGLYSAALMGGGALSAQLSPWAMQWGLGWQAALAMWAVPVLVTLPLAWWVLGRLPGLPAPVQTAADHAQAHTPANTPASDTGWLVRRPRTWLLLLSFGLMNGGYASTVAWLAPFYQTHGWSGTESGSLLALLSVAQALAALAVPALAARSTDRRLWIMAMLALQVLGFSGLACWPDAAPTLNALVLGVGLGGCFALFMVVALDHLPSPTQAGALNALMQGGGFILAALAPWIVAQLHQSSGSWTPGWLYQAGVAALVGLLSARFNPRHYAQRLRAPAT from the coding sequence ATGACCGACTCCTCCCCACCCACCGCTGCGCGCCTGCCCACCTGGCTCTGGTTGCTGGCGGTGGTGCTGATCACGCTGAACCTGCGCCCCTTTCTGACCGCCCCCGGCCCGCTCGGCCATGCCATCCAGACGGCCACCGGCATGGGGCTGCGCATGTTTTCCTGGCTGACCCTGCTGCCCATGGTGCTGATGGGCGTGGGCACCTGGCTGGCCCCCGCCGCGCTGCGGCGCCTGGGCCTGCGCCCGGCCATTGTCTGGGCCCTGCTGGCCATCGGCCTGGGCTGCGCGCTGCGGCTGGCAGGCGCCAACGCCTGGGTGCTGGTGGCCACGGCCGGCCTGTGCGGGGCCGGCGTGGCCCTGGTCCAGGGCATTCTGCCGGGGCTGATCAAGCGCCAGTCCCCCCACCGCATGGCGGTGATGATGGGCCTGTATTCGGCCGCCCTGATGGGGGGCGGCGCACTCAGCGCCCAGCTCTCGCCCTGGGCCATGCAATGGGGCCTGGGCTGGCAGGCCGCCCTGGCCATGTGGGCCGTACCCGTCCTGGTCACGCTGCCCCTGGCCTGGTGGGTGCTGGGGCGCCTGCCCGGCCTGCCGGCACCGGTGCAGACGGCGGCCGACCATGCCCAGGCCCATACGCCCGCCAATACGCCGGCCAGTGACACCGGCTGGCTGGTGCGCCGGCCGCGCACCTGGCTGCTGCTGCTGAGCTTCGGCCTGATGAATGGCGGCTACGCCAGCACCGTGGCCTGGCTGGCCCCGTTCTACCAGACCCACGGCTGGTCCGGCACCGAAAGCGGCAGCCTGCTGGCCCTGCTGTCGGTGGCCCAGGCGCTGGCGGCCCTGGCCGTGCCTGCGCTGGCCGCGCGCAGCACCGACCGCCGCCTCTGGATCATGGCCATGCTGGCCCTGCAGGTGCTGGGCTTCTCCGGCCTGGCCTGCTGGCCCGACGCGGCCCCCACCCTGAACGCCCTGGTGCTGGGCGTGGGCCTGGGCGGCTGCTTTGCCCTGTTCATGGTGGTGGCGCTGGACCACCTGCCCTCTCCCACCCAGGCCGGCGCGCTGAACGCGCTGATGCAGGGCGGCGGCTTCATCCTGGCCGCGCTGGCACCCTGGATCGTGGCCCAGCTGCACCAATCCAGCGGCAGCTGGACCCCGGGCTGGCTCTACCAGGCCGGCGTGGCCGCCCTGGTCGGCCTGCTGTCGGCCCGCTTCAACCCCCGCCACTACGCCCAGCGGCTGCGGGCCCCGGCAACCTGA
- a CDS encoding patatin-like phospholipase family protein, whose product MRLNASLRLAACVGALGLAACTSNPPQPSTPAPAPLASAPAAPPVRIGIALGGGAAKGFAHIGVIKMLEANGFTPVVVSGTSAGSVVGALYASGMNAFELQEKAVALDETKIRDLQLSSGGLVLGQKLEDYVNEQVARKPLDQLAKPFVAVSTRLEDGERTVFARGNTGQAVRASSSIPGVFQPVSIGKYHYVDGGIVSPVPVDAARQLGADIVVAVDISNKARGKSPDNMLGALNQSIAIMGQKLGQAELSRADIVIRPKVLDIGAADFSQRANAIVEGEKAALAVMPQLRERVAKLQAERTKATQLAQQKAAEAQHLNCLEQRSQMQKLAGMAGLDNSCPRP is encoded by the coding sequence ATGCGTTTGAATGCATCTTTGCGCCTGGCGGCCTGCGTGGGCGCACTCGGCCTGGCCGCCTGCACCAGCAACCCGCCCCAACCCAGCACCCCGGCCCCTGCGCCGCTGGCCTCCGCACCGGCAGCGCCGCCGGTGCGCATCGGCATTGCCCTGGGCGGCGGTGCGGCCAAGGGCTTTGCGCACATCGGCGTCATCAAGATGCTGGAAGCCAATGGCTTCACCCCCGTGGTGGTCAGCGGCACCAGTGCCGGCAGCGTGGTGGGCGCCCTGTATGCCAGCGGCATGAACGCGTTCGAGCTGCAGGAAAAGGCCGTCGCCCTGGACGAAACCAAGATCCGCGATCTGCAGCTGTCCTCCGGCGGCCTGGTGCTGGGCCAGAAGCTCGAGGACTATGTCAACGAACAGGTGGCGCGCAAGCCGCTGGACCAGCTCGCCAAGCCTTTTGTGGCCGTCTCCACGCGCCTGGAAGACGGTGAGCGCACCGTGTTTGCCCGTGGCAACACCGGCCAGGCGGTGCGTGCATCCAGCAGCATCCCTGGCGTGTTCCAGCCCGTCAGCATCGGCAAGTACCACTATGTGGACGGCGGCATCGTCAGCCCGGTGCCGGTGGACGCCGCACGCCAGCTGGGCGCGGACATCGTGGTGGCCGTGGACATCTCCAACAAGGCCCGCGGCAAGAGCCCCGACAACATGCTGGGCGCGCTGAACCAGTCCATCGCCATCATGGGCCAGAAGCTGGGCCAGGCCGAGCTCTCGCGCGCCGACATCGTCATCCGCCCCAAGGTGCTGGACATCGGCGCTGCCGATTTCAGCCAGCGCGCCAACGCCATTGTGGAAGGCGAAAAGGCCGCACTGGCCGTGATGCCGCAGCTGCGCGAACGCGTGGCCAAGCTCCAGGCCGAACGCACCAAGGCCACCCAGCTGGCCCAGCAGAAAGCGGCCGAAGCCCAGCACCTGAACTGCCTGGAACAGCGCTCGCAAATGCAGAAGCTGGCCGGCATGGCGGGGCTGGACAACTCCTGCCCCCGCCCCTGA